A genomic window from Microbacterium sp. ET2 includes:
- a CDS encoding glycosyltransferase, with translation MTTPATPDDPIRSDAVKRPLRVLIGCDTFAPDINGAARFAERLAAGLVARGHDVHVIAPNSAYRRSPAHTEVIEGEPMTMHRLPSVRWPPHDWLRFVWPWRSKHYARMVLDEVKPDVVHIQSHIVIGRGLSREARKRGIPIIATNHVMAENILDFTTLPDAMNRVVLKLAWADARRTFQMTRAVTTPTRRAADFLESTIEIQNVIPISCGIDRSNYAPDLTPRDRNRVLFVGRLTSEKHIDVLLNAVATLDPALDVSVDIVGGGDQRKNLENLTAQLGLTDRVTFHGHASEEDLRAIYSRASVFAIASIAELQSIATMEAMASGLPIVAANAVALPHLVRDGENGYLFEPGNVAEMADKLTAVLTATPEERQRMQQASLDGVVVHDIGRTLDTFEALYRGEPIPQ, from the coding sequence GTGACCACCCCCGCGACGCCCGATGACCCCATACGCTCCGACGCCGTGAAGCGACCGCTCCGGGTGCTCATCGGCTGCGACACCTTCGCTCCCGACATCAACGGCGCCGCCCGGTTCGCCGAGCGCCTCGCCGCCGGCCTCGTGGCCCGCGGCCACGACGTGCACGTGATCGCCCCCAACAGCGCCTACCGGAGAAGCCCCGCCCACACCGAGGTGATCGAGGGCGAGCCGATGACGATGCATCGCCTGCCCTCGGTGCGCTGGCCTCCCCACGACTGGCTGCGCTTCGTCTGGCCGTGGCGGTCGAAGCACTACGCCCGCATGGTGCTCGACGAGGTCAAGCCCGACGTCGTCCACATCCAGTCGCACATCGTGATCGGTCGCGGTCTGTCGCGCGAGGCGCGCAAGCGCGGCATCCCGATCATCGCGACCAACCACGTCATGGCCGAGAACATCCTCGACTTCACCACGCTCCCCGACGCGATGAACAGGGTGGTGCTGAAGCTCGCCTGGGCCGACGCGCGGCGCACGTTCCAGATGACCCGCGCTGTCACGACCCCGACCCGCCGCGCCGCCGACTTCCTCGAGTCGACGATCGAGATCCAGAACGTCATCCCGATCAGCTGCGGCATCGACCGTTCGAACTACGCCCCCGACCTGACACCGCGCGACCGCAACCGCGTGCTCTTCGTCGGTCGCCTCACGAGCGAGAAGCACATCGACGTGCTGCTGAACGCCGTCGCGACGCTCGACCCGGCCCTCGACGTCTCGGTCGACATCGTCGGCGGCGGCGATCAGCGCAAGAACCTCGAGAACCTCACCGCCCAGCTCGGGCTCACCGATCGCGTCACCTTCCACGGTCACGCGTCGGAGGAGGACCTGCGGGCCATCTACTCCCGCGCGAGCGTCTTCGCGATCGCCTCGATCGCCGAGCTGCAATCCATCGCCACGATGGAGGCCATGGCCTCGGGGCTGCCGATCGTCGCGGCGAATGCCGTCGCCCTGCCTCACCTCGTGCGCGACGGCGAGAACGGCTACCTGTTCGAGCCGGGGAACGTCGCCGAGATGGCCGACAAGCTCACGGCCGTCCTGACCGCCACCCCCGAGGAGCGGCAGCGGATGCAGCAGGCCTCGCTCGACGGGGTGGTCGTCCACGACATCGGCCGCACCCTCGACACCTTCGAGGCCCTGTACCGCGGCGAGCCCATCCCGCAGTGA
- a CDS encoding glycosyltransferase, producing the protein MHIVMFGDQHVESSGGAQVSMRLQRRFLERAGHIVTIVQPRLHARRVDDPAYLDLPSVPVTLDREYGMTLPTRAADRAVDAGMAERPPVDVVHVQGDFWGAVLGHRFAARHALPLVHTMHNRVDVGIEATTPFPRLALRALNTWASRAILPRAPREPGTDGWAYLRRFAARAAAVTAPSSHFAHRLMAHHVRPGGSPEGHVDVVWNGIDDEVLDAAAAAGPRQPVPPQPRLVWVGRMSPEKRLLPFLDALADSGVSADVTVIGGGGQARAARRLVARRRPAARVTFAGRLPYAETLRRLAAADAVVQSSIGFETQGMTVFEAASLGTPAIVADPDIADELGDGVWRVGEEPDGFAQTLRDAVADIAAGRAPRPLPETAEAFRQSSRTAAMVAVYERVRRR; encoded by the coding sequence GTGCACATCGTGATGTTCGGCGACCAGCACGTCGAGTCCTCCGGCGGCGCGCAGGTGTCGATGAGGCTGCAGCGACGCTTCCTCGAGCGCGCCGGGCACATCGTGACCATCGTCCAGCCGCGCCTTCACGCCCGCCGGGTCGACGACCCCGCCTACCTCGACCTGCCGTCGGTGCCGGTCACCCTCGACCGGGAGTACGGGATGACGCTGCCCACGCGGGCGGCCGACCGCGCCGTCGATGCGGGAATGGCCGAGCGCCCGCCGGTCGACGTCGTGCACGTGCAGGGCGATTTCTGGGGGGCGGTCCTCGGTCACCGCTTCGCCGCCCGTCACGCGCTGCCGCTCGTGCACACCATGCACAACAGGGTCGACGTGGGAATCGAGGCGACGACGCCCTTCCCCCGCCTGGCGCTGCGCGCACTCAACACGTGGGCGAGCCGGGCGATCCTTCCGCGCGCGCCGCGGGAACCCGGCACGGACGGGTGGGCCTACCTCCGCCGGTTCGCCGCGCGCGCCGCGGCGGTGACCGCGCCGTCATCCCACTTCGCCCATCGCCTGATGGCCCACCACGTGCGTCCCGGCGGGTCACCGGAGGGCCACGTCGATGTCGTCTGGAACGGCATCGATGACGAGGTGCTGGATGCCGCGGCCGCTGCCGGTCCTCGACAGCCGGTGCCTCCGCAGCCCCGGCTGGTGTGGGTCGGTCGGATGAGCCCCGAGAAACGCCTGCTGCCCTTCCTCGACGCGCTCGCCGACTCCGGCGTCTCCGCCGACGTGACGGTGATCGGCGGCGGAGGTCAGGCCCGCGCGGCGCGGCGGCTCGTGGCGCGCCGACGGCCGGCGGCGCGCGTCACCTTCGCCGGGCGGCTGCCCTACGCCGAGACCCTCCGGCGCCTCGCCGCCGCCGACGCCGTCGTGCAGAGCTCGATCGGCTTCGAGACGCAGGGGATGACGGTGTTCGAGGCCGCGTCGCTGGGCACCCCGGCCATCGTGGCCGACCCCGACATCGCCGACGAGCTCGGCGACGGAGTGTGGCGTGTCGGCGAGGAGCCCGATGGCTTCGCGCAGACACTCCGCGACGCCGTCGCCGACATCGCCGCCGGGCGCGCGCCGCGGCCGCTGCCCGAGACCGCCGAGGCGTTCCGCCAGTCCTCGCGGACTGCGGCGATGGTGGCGGTGTACGAGCGGGT